From one Henningerozyma blattae CBS 6284 chromosome 1, complete genome genomic stretch:
- the CCR4 gene encoding CCR4-NOT core exoribonuclease subunit CCR4 (similar to Saccharomyces cerevisiae CCR4 (YAL021C); ancestral locus Anc_7.78) — MNTPSLMGYPGLLSQQQQQHSQNQQQQQQQHSQTQQQQQQQQQQQQQQQQQQQQQQQQQQQQQQQQQQQQQQQQQQQQQQQQQNLLRTQTPANMNQQLQINPAMSGIPPPGMNFNDSGGQFMNHVGNNGNNIPPAALAAAAAAAAAATATMNNSGSTPVPIKTETQPGLLNGSTAASISQNANNPLFHPHLEDPQLLNNPIWKLQLQLHSISMQSVGQPNVYARQNAMKKYIVNQHQRQIKLQQQQQQQQQQSQSQQPLQPQQSMGQAPQPTTQMNDAAQLHQTLANSQPQISEASLSLVDRTKKLLMEMAADTSKDTSNGKPNTNGAATSTTNSNISTPSTPKLELTKLRDNAPGTPSVLLQHKKLSQYNIDTDDEDETKMVDNSNSKPDAQLWHAIDFSNLQIFNINKNLFDYKFLTRLYLNGNNLTVLPKEIKSLSNLRVLDLSYNRLTALPDELGFCYQLKYLYFFDNMVSTLPWQFGNLSSLQFLGCEGNPLDRQLLKILTEKSVTGLIFYLRDNRPDIPLMKDRKFIEINTDGEPQTEYDSIEDATSHLSRDLEKRSFTVLSYNTLCQHYATPKMYRYTPSWALSWEYRRDKLKDQILSFKSDILCLQEVESRTYDDFWEPLLQKHGYKGIFHAKTRAKTMQTKDSKKVDGCCIFYKESEFKVLFKEAVDFSGIWMKHKNFQRTEDYLNRAMNKDNVAIYMKLQHIKSGEVTWIVTTHLHWDPQFNDVKTFQVGVLLDHLESLLKEHSNIHSKQDVKKCPIIICGDLNSYLDSAVYELLSTGHVEAHEDVEGRDYGFISQKHYAHNLSLRSSYGYIGELPFTNFTPSFTDVIDYIWYSTQALRVRGLLGKIDPEYVSQFIGFPNDKFPSDHIPLLARYEFMKGSGGSRKL; from the coding sequence ATGAATACGCCATCACTAATGGGCTATCCAGGCCTGCTGTcacaacagcaacagcaacatAGTCAAAACCAACAGCAGCAACAGCAGCAACATAGCCAAactcaacaacaacaacaacagcaacaacaacaacagcaacagcaacagcaacagcaacagcaacagcaacagcaacagcaacagcaacagcaacagcaacagcaacagcaacagcaacagcaacaacaacagcaacagcaacagcaacaaaACCTACTTAGGACACAAACCCCAGCTAATATGAACcaacaattacaaattaaTCCAGCAATGAGTGGTATTCCACCACCTGGTATGAATTTTAATGATAGTGGAGGACAATTTATGAATCATGTAGGGAATAATGGGAATAATATCCCACCTGCAGCGTTGGCGGCGGCGGcggcagcagcagcagcagctaCCGCAACAATGAATAACTCAGGATCAACTCCTGTTCCAATTAAGACAGAAACCCAGCCAGGCCTTTTGAATGGTTCAACAGCTGCATCGATTAGTCAAAATGCTAATAATCCACTTTTCCATCCTCATTTGGAAGATCctcaattattaaacaatCCCATCTGGAAACTTCAATTACAGCTACATTCCATTTCAATGCAATCTGTTGGTCAACCAAATGTATATGCTAGACAAAATGctatgaaaaaatatatagttAATCAACATCAACGACAGATTAAACtacaacagcaacaacaacaacaacagcaacaatCACAATCACAACAACCTTTACAACCCCAACAATCAATGGGCCAAGCACCACAACCTACTACTCAAATGAATGATGCGGCTCAATTACATCAAACTTTAGCAAATTCTCAACCACAGATCTCAGAGGCCTCTCTATCCTTAGTTGACCGTACTAAAAAGCTTTTAATGGAAATGGCAGCTGACACTTCCAAGGATACTTCCAATGGTAAACCAAACACTAATGGTGCTGCAACTTCTACCACAAATAGCAACATATCCACTCCTTCCACTCCAAAATTGGAATTGACTAAATTAAGAGATAATGCACCTGGTACTCCGTCTGTTCTTTTACAAcacaaaaaattatctcaATACAATATCGACactgatgatgaagatgaaactAAAATGGTCGATAATTCGAATTCCAAACCTGATGCTCAATTGTGGCATGCGATtgatttttccaatttacaaatatttaatatcaataaaaatttatttgattataaatttctaacaagattatatttaaatggtAACAACTTAACTGTATTGCccaaagaaattaaaagtttGAGTAACTTAAGGGTTTTGGATTTGTCATATAATAGATTAACAGCTTTACCTGATGAATTAGGGTTTTgttatcaattgaaataCTTATACTTCTTTGATAATATGGTTTCAACATTACCGTGGCAATTTGGTAATTTAAGTAGCTTACAATTCTTAGGTTGCGAAGGCAATCCTTTGGATAGacaattattgaaaatctTAACCGAAAAATCAGTTACCGGActaatcttttatttaagaGATAATAGACCAGATATTCCGTTAATGAAAGATcgaaaatttattgaaattaatactGATGGTGAACCTCAAACTGAATATGATTCCATTGAAGACGCAACTTCTCATCTATCTCGCgatttagaaaaaagaaGTTTCACAGTTTTATCTTATAATACCCTATGTCAACATTATGCAACACCAAAAATGTATCGTTATACGCCTTCTTGGGCATTGAGTTGGGAATATAGACGCGATAAATTAAAGGatcaaatattatcattcaaAAGTGACATATTATGTTTACAAGAAGTAGAATCAAGAACTTATGATGATTTCTGGGAACCACTTTTACAAAAACATGGCTATAAAGGTATATTCCATGCCAAAACTAGAGCAAAAACTATGCAAACCAAAGATTCTAAGAAAGTTGATGGGTGCTGCATATTCTATAAAGAATCGGAATTCaaagttttatttaaagaagcTGTTGATTTCAGTGGTATTTGGATGAAACATAAAAATTTCCAACGTACTgaagattatttaaatcgTGCTATGAACAAAGATAATGTCGCTATATACATGAAATTACAACATATAAAGAGTGGAGAAGTTACCTGGATCGTTACTACTCATCTTCATTGGGATCCTCAATTCAACGATGTTAAAACTTTCCAAGTGGGTGTATTATTAGACCATTTAGAATCTCTTTTAAAAGAGCATTCTAATATTCATTCTAAACAAGATGTTAAGAAATGTCCCATCATAATATGTGGGGATTTGAATTCTTACCTAGATTCAGCCGTATATGAACTTTTGAGTACAGGCCATGTAGAAGCTCATGAAGATGTTGAAGGTAGAGATTATGGTTTCATTTCCCAAAAACATTATGCACATAATCTCTCGTTAAGATCAAGTTATGGATATATTGGTGAATTACCATTTACCAACTTCACACCATCTTTTACAGATGTAATTGATTATATATGGTACTCTACACAAGCATTACGTGTCCGAGGCTTATTAGGGAAAATCGATCCAGAGTATGTCTCACAGTTTATAGGTTTCCCTAATGATAAATTCCCAAGTGACCATATACCATTATTAGCGAGATATGAATTTATGAAAGGAAGTGGCGGTAGTAGAAAATTATAG
- the ATS1 gene encoding Ats1p (similar to Saccharomyces cerevisiae ATS1 (YAL020C); ancestral locus Anc_7.79), with the protein MSRLYCMGSNGQGQLGLSHREDIIALQEVPLPESLNKIKKLNCGGNHTILLDSNGSIYGTGDNNESQLGLPEKVLAQFNKLQCNVKVKDIACSWTSTLILTEGNELLIMGKGFKGELGLGSGVVSTENKWVSVMKFKQGNTVKLYGSLQNFVVVDNSLYGSIIYGWGANTKCQLLSPKSRKVEKPTVLWESSNTTIQEVAMGKDFFAFIDDQRNLVKLTGNVPQSFDLKNRTKKDILGIHCMWTSIHLQTANQIQSYGNNRYNQLFDNTKFDRDNVIKFVAGSEHGILVTKREDFFEVWCWGWAEHGNCGILNGPTEVQTSIHINDQSNISSPPNMIFKCKKEPFVYGGCATTWIWV; encoded by the coding sequence ATGAGCCGGCTATATTGTATGGGATCAAATGGCCAAGGGCAACTGGGATTATCTCATAGGGAAGATATTATAGCGTTACAAGAAGTTCCTTTACCTGAGTCACTCAACAAGatcaagaaattaaattgtGGAGGTAATCATACAATATTATTGGACTCGAATGGATCGATCTATGGGACTGgtgataataatgagaGTCAATTAGGATTACCTGAAAAGGTATTAGCACAGTTTAACAAGTTACAATGTAATGTTAAAGTGAAAGATATTGCATGCAGCTGGACCTCCACCCTTATACTTACCGAGGGGaatgaattattgataatgGGTAAAGGCTTTAAGGGTGAACTGGGTCTTGGATCTGGGGTTGTATCTACTGAAAATAAATGGGTTAGTGTGATGAAATTCAAACAAGGAAATACTGTGAAACTATATGGTTCCCTACAAAATTTTGTAGTAGttgataattcattatatgGCTCGATAATATACGGGTGGGGTGCTAATACCAAATGCCAACTGCTGAGCCCCAAATCACGAAAAGTCGAAAAACCTACAGTCTTGTGGGAAAGTTCTAACACAACAATTCAGGAAGTAGCAATGGGCAAGgatttttttgcttttatCGATGATCAAAGAAATCTTGTGAAATTAACTGGCAATGTTCCTCAATCATTTGATCTAAAGAACCGAACcaaaaaagatattctAGGTATCCACTGTATGTGGACATCGATACATCTTCAAACAGCAAACCAAATACAGTCATATGGTAACAATAGGtataatcaattatttgataatacaAAATTTGATAGAGATAACGTAATAAAATTTGTGGCAGGCAGTGAACACGGTATTTTAGTGACCAAAAGAGAAGATTTCTTTGAAGTTTGGTGCTGGGGTTGGGCTGAACATGGGAATTGTGGAATCCTTAATGGACCAACTGAAGTTCAAACTTCAATACATATTAATGATCAATCAAATATCTCCAGTCCTCCTAATATGATATTTAAATGCAAGAAGGAACCATTTGTATATGGTGGATGTGCTACTACATGGATTTGGGTTTAA
- the FUN30 gene encoding DNA-dependent ATPase FUN30 (similar to Saccharomyces cerevisiae FUN30 (YAL019W); ancestral locus Anc_7.80) has product MDHDDNEIQVPGTSSPVKYNYRLDSSSPLKPEVENQKFKAQVLRDKFSFVPNANNTPGATDPVKTDLELKQLEEEFKDFSPGLVHAVFRSNSWNVDLTRGRLNGIRKKRTGWSWNASFKRENESIKKPKKSGRLPSIKNDVFKADPSSKITVDKQKTSIFDRYSSVMSQNNRKIPSKIYSEDDDEDDLPVIRKKRKLVRADVLSNKQPTRLDKAKNKILNMRTERLLNQDGDAAENDDDDELSADDDISGEEYEERVVELNIDDQVLTFINTALAADLANLSDAPIEKANVIISMRPFSSLDEFSKKEFLTEKEKAAKAKNPKKKGGRGSSKKNESERYIEKITQSIRGYNAIDSLIKKCSSYGDTLASQMKRWGVNFSDANNGADLDFMCVDSDAAIVEEFDESDVNSASSTPAPTLLPKPTVEKKIKTLGSDEEDFEDFEDSEEDEEYGVTVNRRRNIQLNRRASPQRKALIKFFKGKPRLLAPEISLKDYQQTGINWLNLLYQNQMSCILADDMGLGKTCQVISFFAYLKQINQAGPHLVVVPSSTLENWLREFQKFAPSLKIEPYYGSQQERAELRGILEQNEGQYDVIVTTYNLAAGNKYDVSFLRSRNFNVIVYDEGHMLKNSMTDRFAKLMKIAGNFRLLLTGTPLQNNLRELMSLLEFIMPSIFESKKESLASVFKQRARTSDNNKDYNPLLAEEAITRAKTMMRPFILRRRKDQVLKHLPKKHKKIEFCDMTDLQKDIYHKQISSVIEHKRMIKEDLLPENKKERAKILASGSNNLIMSLRKASNHPLLFRHIYDDKKITKMSDAILDEPEYMENGNREYIKEDMSVMSDFELHLLCCNFPNTLKKFTIKNDEWMNYWESYIINKIIEKIIIGRQEKVLIFSQFTQVLDILEKVLSTLNYKFLRLDGSTQVNDRQSLIDKFYEDKEIPIFILSTKAGGFGINLVCANNVIIFDQSFNPHDDRQAADRAHRVGQTKEVNVSILITKNSIDEKIYELAQNKLALDQHISEDDPKNLEAMNSKVSDMLEDIIYEENK; this is encoded by the coding sequence ATGGATCATGATGATAACGAAATTCAGGTTCCAGGAACGTCCTCTCCAGTAAAGTATAATTATAGGCTTGATTCATCATCACCTTTGAAACCTGAAGTCGAAAATCAAAAGTTCAAAGCACAAGTATTAAGGGATAAATTCTCTTTTGTTCCAAATGCTAATAATACTCCAGGAGCCACTGATCCTGTAAAGACAGATCTGGAATTAAAGCAATTAGAAGAAGAgtttaaagatttttcaCCAGGGTTGGTTCATGCAGTTTTTAGATCAAATTCATGGAATGTGGATCTGACAAGAGGTAGATTAAATGGCATTCGTAAAAAACGAACTGGTTGGTCATGGAATGCTTCTTTTAAAAGAGAAAACGAGTCCATCAAAAAGCCAAAGAAATCAGGAAGATTGCCTTCAATCAAGAATGATGTGTTTAAAGCTGATCcatcttcaaaaattacCGTTGATAAACAAAAGACCTCCATATTTGATAGATACTCTAGTGTGATGAGTCAAAATAATCGTAAAATCCCTAGCAAAATTTATtcagaagatgatgatgaggaTGATCTACCAGTGATACGCAAAAAGAGGAAGTTAGTTAGAGCTGATGTACTTTCAAATAAACAACCTACACGATTAGATAAagctaaaaataaaatattaaacatGAGAACGGAAAGACTTCTTAATCAAGATGGGGATGCTGCggaaaatgatgatgatgatgaattaagtgctgatgatgatataaGTGGTGAGGAATATGAAGAACGTGTTGTGGAACTCAATATAGATGACCAGGTTTTGACATTTATTAATACAGCATTGGCTGCAGATTTAGCCAATTTATCTGATGCGCCAATTGAAAAAGctaatgttattatttcaatgaGGCCATTTTCAAGTTTAGATGAATTTagtaaaaaagaatttttaactgaaaaagaaaaggcTGCCAAAGCTAAGAAccctaaaaaaaaaggtgGCAGAGGAtcttccaaaaaaaatgaaagtGAAAGGTACATAGAAAAGATTACACAATCTATTCGTGGGTATAACGCTATCGATTCTTTAATTAAGAAGTGTTCATCCTACGGTGATACCTTGGCTTCACAAATGAAGCGTTGGGGTGTGAATTTTTCTGATGCTAATAATGGAGCAGATTTAGATTTTATGTGTGTTGACTCTGATGCAGCTATTGTCgaagaatttgatgaaTCAGACGTTAATAGTGCTTCATCTACACCAGCACCTACTTTGCTGCCAAAGCCAACAGTAGAAAAGAAGATCAAAACACTAGGTAGTGATGAGGAAGACTTTGAAGATTTTGAGGATTCTGaggaagatgaagaataCGGAGTTACAGTGaacagaagaagaaatattcaGCTTAATAGACGTGCGTCTCCACAAAGGAAAGCATTAATTAAGTTTTTTAAGGGTAAACCAAGGCTTCTTGCTCCAGAAATCTCACTAAAAGATTATCAACAGACTGGTATTAATTGGTTGAATCTGCTATATCAGAACCAAATGTCGTGTATTTTAGCTGACGATATGGGTTTAGGTAAAACATGTCAGGTTATATCCTTTTTTGCATATTTAAAGCAGATTAATCAAGCTGGTCCACATCTAGTTGTTGTTCCTTCGTCCACTTTAGAAAATTGGCTAAGagaattccaaaaattCGCACCATCTTTAAAGATTGAGCCATACTATGGTTCACAACAAGAAAGAGCGGAATTACGAGGTATTTTGGAACAAAATGAAGGTCAATATGACGTTATTGTAACAACTTATAACTTAGCTGCTGGTAATAAGTACGATGtatcatttttaagaaGCCGTAACTTCAATGTAATTGTTTATGATGAAGGTCATAtgttaaaaaattccaTGACCGATAGATTTGctaaattaatgaaaattgcCGGTAACTTCAGATTGCTTTTAACTGGTACAccattacaaaataatctAAGGGAATTGATGTCATTATTGGAGTTCATTATGCCATCCATATTTGAATCTAAAAAGGAATCCTTAGCATCAGTATTCAAACAGCGTGCAAGAACCTcggataataataaagattacAATCCACTTTTGGCTGAAGAGGCCATTACTAGAGCTAAAACAATGATGAGGCCGTTTATCTTAAGAAGACGTAAGGACCAAGTATTAAAGCATTTACCAAAAAAACATaagaaaattgaattttgcGATATGACTGACCttcaaaaagatatttatcATAAACAAATAAGTTCGGTTATTGAACATAAAAGAATGATTaaagaagatttattacCGGAGAATAAAAAGGAAAGAGCCAAAATTCTAGCATCGGGTTCgaataatttgattatgTCACTGAGAAAGGCATCAAATCATCCCCTTTTATTTAGGCATATTtatgatgataaaaaaattactaaaATGAGTGATGCAATTTTAGACGAACCAGAATATATGGAAAATGGTAATAgagaatatattaaagaagataTGAGTGTTATGAGTGACTTTGAGCTTCATTTATTATGCTGTAATTTCCCAAATACTTTAAAGAAGtttacaattaaaaatgacGAATGGATGAACTACTGGGAAAGTTACATTattaacaaaattattgaaaaaataattattggAAGACAAGaaaaagtattaatattctcGCAATTCACTCAAGTGTTGGACATTTTAGAAAAAGTGTTATCtactttaaattataaatttttaagatTAGATGGTTCCACTCAAGTCAATGATAGACAGTCcttaattgataaattttatgAAGACAAAGAAATTCCAATCTTCATATTATCTACAAAAGCAGGTGGGTTTGGTATTAATCTTGTCTGTGCCAATAACGTCATTATCTTTGATCAAAGTTTCAACCCTCATGACGACAGGCAAGCTGCTGATAGAGCTCATCGTGTAGGTCAAACAAAAGAAGTTAATGTAAGTATATTAATCACAAAGAATTCcattgatgaaaaaatcTACGAGCTGGCTCAAAATAAGCTTGCATTGGATCAGCATATTAGTGAAGATGATCCTAAGAATCTAGAAGCAATGAATAGTAAAGTAAGTGATATGTTGGAAGATATTATatatgaagaaaataagtAA
- the GSH2 gene encoding glutathione synthase (similar to Saccharomyces cerevisiae GSH2 (YOL049W); ancestral locus Anc_7.82): MTAPLPEFPGLSKEAIKQTILPEVFQWSLANGLIMYPAGFSPESASITPISLYPTPIRKDCFQDAIDVQKAYNKLYAKISQNSADNWLTQRMEEFADADPEFTGKLWALYLEVKKIGISQKLKLGVFRSDYLVDQKSKQIKQVEFNTVSVSFGGLSSKVGELHQFLNDTGKYSPRGLPFYLNEIPVSASSQLLADGLAAAIKKYDGSNAIVVFIVQHNERNVFDQRILEYNLFKAYNIKSIRLTIDQIHTHTKMDETSKRLFLSSTNEEIGLVYFRSGYTPNDFVTEQDWKNRLQLEVSYAIKAPDLLTQLSGAKKIQQMLTDESQLERFISDDKIRDRLMKTFVKIYPLDNTPLGIKGKKLAFESPENYVLKPQREGGGNNIYKEDIPTFLSKLKEDEWEAYILMELIDTSVHDNILIRGSEIFHEPIISELGIYGCILFDDENIYTNDYSGWLLRSKFSSSNEGGVAAGFGCVDSVVLY; encoded by the coding sequence ATGACAGCCCCATTACCTGAATTTCCAGGGCTATCAAAAGAAGCTATTAAGCAAACTATATTACCGGAAGTTTTTCAATGGTCTTTGGCTAATGGATTAATTATGTACCCAGCTGGTTTCTCGCCAGAATCAGCCTCTATTACACCAATTAGTTTATATCCAACTCCTATTCGTAAGGATTGTTTCCAAGATGCCATTGATGTTCAAAAGGCTTACAACAAATTATATGCTAAAATTTCTCAAAACTCTGCAGACAATTGGTTGACACAAAGAATGGAAGAATTTGCAGATGCTGATCCAGAATTTACTGGCAAATTATGGGCTTTGTATTTAGAGGTCAAGAAGATTGGGATATCTCAAAAGTTGAAATTGGGTGTATTTAGATCAGATTACCTTGTTGATCAAAAATCCAAACAAATTAAGCAAGTAGAGTTTAATACTGTTTCTGTTTCATTTGGTGGTTTGTCTTCAAAAGTAGGGGAACTGCACCAATTTTTGAACGATACTGGTAAGTACAGCCCTAGGGGATTgccattttatttaaatgaaattccGGTTTCAGCATCATCGCAATTACTGGCAGATGGTCTTGCAGCGgctataaaaaaatatgatggTTCTAATGCTATTGTTGTATTTATTGTTCAACATAATGAAAGAAACGTTTTCGATCAAAGGATTttagaatataatttatttaaagcaTACAATATTAAATCCATTAGATTAACCATTGATCAAATTCATACTCATACAAAAATGGATGAAACTAGCAAGcgattatttttatcatctaCTAACGAAGAGATAGGTTTGGTATACTTCCGCTCTGGCTATACTCCGAACGATTTTGTTACAGAACAAGACTGGAAGAATAGATTACAATTAGAAGTAAGTTACGCTATTAAGGCGCCAGATTTGTTAACACAATTATCTGgtgcaaaaaaaattcaacaaaTGTTAACAGATGAATCTCAATTAGAACGATTTATCTCGGATGATAAAATAAGAGATCGATTGATGAAAACAtttgtaaaaatttatcCTCTGGATAATACTCCACTTGGTATAAAGGGTAAGAAGCTTGCATTTGAATCACCTGAAAACTATGTATTGAAACCTCAACGAGAAGGTGGTGGTAATAACATCTACAAAGAAGATATACCAACATTCctatcaaaattaaaagaagatgaaTGGGAAGCTTATATCTTAATGGAATTGATTGATACCTCTGTACATGACAATATTCTAATACGTGGAagtgaaatatttcatGAGCCTATCATTAGTGAATTAGGAATTTATGgttgtatattatttgatgatgaaaatatatatacaaatgATTATAGCGGATGGTTATTAAGATCGAAATTTAGCTCCTCCAATGAAGGTGGGGTTGCTGCTGGTTTTGGTTGTGTAGATAGTGTGGTATTATATTGA
- the TBLA0A04710 gene encoding uncharacterized protein (similar to Saccharomyces cerevisiae YOL048C; ancestral locus Anc_7.83) — translation MSFVGTLALTGLGSLIYKYDTNQIFEKHPNVELSIKEYYSKVYKKEAKQLSERYISSLVNFFPGVLDGYSLAYPFRGCHELLKNLPEYSMISLWMLTGYLLMFSLTGFAYWATITPMYIALFGILGPPGILIVILHSFIHINMLTMMYMRMAHYNNKLVMKYLNVHGVPKSFTKIPVKYYIPFFSTYYWLYEFPSKLIKYTCGTIVLLVLMTFSTIPLFGPLFFNIVISPVITRIYVSKYLRLRGVNNIQRYEHLYENFGSYTAFGLSCAIIESIPIVSGFALCSNTLAAVMWGIKREELN, via the coding sequence atgagTTTCGTTGGAACATTAGCTCTTACTGGACTGGGATCTTTGATTTATAAATATGACACAAACCAAATCTTTGAGAAACATCCAAATGTTGAACTTTCAATAAAGGAATATTATTCGAAAGTTTACAAGAAAGAGGCAAAACAGCTCTCAGAAAGATATATATCAAGTTTGGTTAATTTTTTCCCCGGAGTATTAGATGGCTATTCCCTTGCATACCCCTTTAGAGGTTGtcatgaattattaaaaaatctacCAGAATATTCAATGATATCGTTATGGATGCTTACTggttatttattaatgtttTCATTAACCGGATTTGCTTATTGGGCAACGATCACACCCATGTATATTGCATTATTCGGAATTTTGGGTCCTCCAGGTATTTTAATTGTTATTTTACATTcatttattcatattaatATGCTAACAATGATGTATATGAGAATGGCTCactataataataaattggttatgaaatatttgaatgtCCATGGAGTCCCTAAAAGTTTTACAAAGATACCTGTTAAATATTACATACCCTTTTTCTCTACATATTACTGGCTTTATGAATTCCCTTCCAAATTAATCAAGTATACTTGTGGAACTATTgttttattagtattgaTGACTTTTTCAACTATCCCTTTATTTGGcccattatttttcaatattgttatttctCCTGTAATTACTAGAATTTatgtttcaaaatatttaagacTAAGAGgagttaataatattcaaaggTATGAACATttatatgaaaattttgGTTCATATACTGCCTTTGGGCTTTCATGTGCCATAATTGAATCCATACCAATAGTTTCTGGTTTTGCATTATGTAGTAACACATTAGCGGCCGTTATGTGGGGGATTAAGAGAgaagaattgaattaa